A window of the Hordeum vulgare subsp. vulgare chromosome 5H, MorexV3_pseudomolecules_assembly, whole genome shotgun sequence genome harbors these coding sequences:
- the LOC123396333 gene encoding cation/H(+) antiporter 15-like, with amino-acid sequence MSLAGEVNVNRSLYCFEHNSHRPTSSGVFAGDDPLKFYFPLLLYHICIIFFLSQAMHAVFRRVGVPLVISQILAGALLGPSFLGHYFPNVGEVFATQEGWVQINTVGGYAFTLHIFTIGVKTDLGMIVKSGKKAIAIAVLGTAAPHLSMFVTGLALSDQIPKQWKDTFLLTNLNSWWSLSAFIVVCCTLDDLNLLSSKLGRLAMSAALIGDFANTFAIAGVTSYLLAASPEEKLQRIGFASSLSFTIFIALMGLVARPAILRLIRDVPEGGILSESRLVAVILISITCSFAGELLGLHATYGPFMLGLMLPGGAPLGVTLAARLDRLVAGVLTPLLIAQGGMRINVHMLTDSSTYGLLEVFLVVGIVAKFVACILPCLYCQIPVRESVVVGLMMNFKGITEVVYASAFMDSKVLDDQAYAVFMINVLVIGAATGVAVKYMYHPEEKYVANQRRTVQNKRAGEELRVLACVHSQVDVGPMVALLDAASPTPTTPVSVSLLHLVPLAGLTSSVLRSYKHGDRHCVPTGSKATESQRIVNAFQFFVDQRRQGSSSLLPYVCIAPYATMHNDVCTVALDKRAMLIIVPFHKRLAIDGSVEPTSPNAGAIQDTNINILNYAPCSVAILVDRGSLSGIASTASADTIEGLFPHRVAVYFLGGPDDREAVALATYMAEDAPIGLTVFRFLLPIEWQQRLNPEEDELDEEATQEFVRRWVDDNRVMYSQHTVGGSHEMVEVIRNTSVAFDLLVVGRRAESRESPLTAGISDWSEHLELGVLGDLLTSADFGSRLSTLVVQQQTKAAAGELCQTPHPHAA; translated from the exons ATGTCGCTGGCGGGGGAGGTCAATGTCAACAGAAGCCTCTACTGCTTCGAGCACAACTCCCaccgccccacctcctccggcgtCTTCGCCGGCGACGACCCCCTCAAGTTCTACTTCCCGCTCCTCCTCTACCACATCTGCATCATCTTTTTCCTCTCCCAAGCCATGCACGCCGTGTTCCGCCGCGTCGGCGTCCCTCTCGTCATCTCCCAGATCCTC GCCGGCGCGCTGCTGGGGCCGTCGTTCCTCGGCCACTACTTCCCCAACGTCGGCGAGGTCTTCGCCACGCAGGAGGGTTGGGTGCAGATCAACACGGTCGGCGGCTACGCCTTCACGCTCCACATCTTCACCATCGGCGTCAAGACGGACCTCGGCATGATCGTCAAGTCCGGGAAGAAGGCCATCGCCATCGCCGTCCTTGGCACCGCCGCTCCGCACCTCTCCATGTTCGTCACCGGCCTCGCGCTCAGCGATCAGATCCCCAAGCAATGGAAGGACACCTTcctcctcaccaaccttaacTCCTGGTGGTCGCTCTCCGCCTTCATCGTCGTCTGCTGCACGCTGGATGACCTCAACCTTCTCTCCTCCAAGCTCGGCCGCCTCGCCATGTCCGCCGCCCTCATTGGAGATTTCGCCAACACCTTCGCGATCGCCGGCGTCACATCCTACCTCCTCGCGGCAAGCCCCGAGGAGAAGCTGCAGCGGATTGGCTTCGCCTCTTCGCTCTCATTCACCATCTTCATCGCGCTCATGGGGCTGGTGGCACGGCCGGCGATCCTGCGGCTCATCAGGGACGTGCCGGAGGGCGGCATCCTCTCCGAGTCCCGCCTTGTCGCCGTGATTCTCATCTCCATCACGTGCAGCTTCGCCGGCGAGCTCCTCGGCCTCCACGCGACGTACGGGCCGTTCATGCTGGGGCTCATGCTCCCCGGCGGCGCCCCGCTGGGCGTGACCCTGGCGGCGCGGCTggaccggctcgtcgccggcgtgctGACGCCGCTGCTCATCGCGCAGGGAGGGATGCGGATAAACGTCCACATGCTCACGGACTCCTCCACCTACGGCCTGCTCGAGGTGTTCTTGGTCGTCGGCATCGTCGCCAAGTTTGTGGCCTGCATCCTGCCGTGCTTGTACTGCCAGATACCTGTCCGGGAATCCGTCGTGGTCGGCCTCATGATGAACTTCAAGGGCATCACGGAGGTGGTGTACGCCTCGGCGTTCATGGATTCCAAGGTGCTGGACGACCAGGCGTACGCGGTGTTCATGATCAACGTCCTGGTGATCGGCGCCGCCACAGGGGTGGCGGTCAAGTACATGTACCACCCGGAGGAGAAGTACGTGGCGAACCAGCGGCGCACGGTGCAGAACAAGAGGGCCGGCGAGGAGCTCCGGGTGCTGGCGTGCGTCCATTCGCAGGTGGACGTGGGGCCGATGGTGGCGCTGCTCGATGCGGCCAGCCCGACGCCGACGACGCCGGTCTCGGTGTCCCTCCTCCACCTTGTGCCGCTCGCCGGGCTCACCAGCTCCGTGCTCCGCTCCTACAAGCACGGCGACCGGCACTGCGTCCCGACGGGGTCCAAGGCCACCGAGTCGCAGCGCATCGTCAACGCCTTCCAGTTCTTCGTGGACCAGCGGCGGCAGGGCTCCTCGTCGCTGCTGCCATACGTGTGCATCGCGCCCTACGCCACCATGCACAACGACGTCTGCACCGTCGCGCTCGATAAGCGCGCCATGCTCATCATCGTGCCCTTCCACAAGCGCCTCGCCATTGacggctccgtggagcccacgtCGCCCAACGCCGGCGCCATCCAGGACACCAACATCAACATACTCAACTACGCGCCCTGCTCCGTCGCCATCCTCGTCGACCGAGGCAGCCTCTCCGGCATCGCCAGCACCGCGTCCGCCGACACCATCGAAGGACTGTTCCCGCACCGTGTCGCCGTGTACTTCCTCGGCGGGCCGGACGACCGGGAGGCGGTGGCGCTGGCGACGTACATGGCGGAGGACGCGCCGATCGGCCTCACCGTGTTCCGCTTCTTGCTGCCCATAGAATGGCAGCAGCGGCTCAACCCggaggaggacgagctggacgagGAGGCGACGCAGGAGTTCGTCCGGCGGTGGGTGGACGACAACCGGGTCATGTACAGCCAGCACACCGTCGGCGGCTCCCATGAGATGGTGGAGGTCATCCGGAACACCAGCGTGGCGTtcgacctgctcgtggtcgggcggCGAGCGGAGAGCCGCGAGTCGCCGCTGACGGCCGGCATATCGGACTGGAGCGAGCACCTGGAGCTCGGCGTTCTCGGGGACCTGCTCACGTCGGCCGACTTCGGATCCCGGCTGTCCACGCTGGTGGTGCAGCAGCAGACCAAGGCGGCCGCCGGTGAGCTGTGCCAGACACCGCACCCGCATGCAGCTTAA